The nucleotide sequence TGGTCGACCATGTCATTGAACAATATGCAAGAATAAGAGGTTTCTGATGGATGTTTCTTGTAAATGAGGAATATATCTTCTGTGGAACAATATAATATTTTCATCATAATGCAATGATTTCTAATGTTTAGGAAGGAAAGACGTGCAAGGGCTCCCACACTTTCTCTTGGGGCAGTCAATGGGAGGTGCGGTTGCTCTGAAAGTACACTTAAAGCAACCAAAAGAATGGGATGGAGTGCTTCTTGTTGCGCCTATGTGCAAGGTAAATAAAGAACTCTTGATGAAACTCGTCAAATCTAGCATCCCATTACATTCTCTTGTTTGGAGATAAGCTGCATTATAAAACTCTAAATGTAACTCATCAAATCTAGCATCGCATTACATTCTCTTGTTTGGAGCTAAGCCACTGTTTAGTGTTTACAACCTTTCTGATGGCAACTTATGCTTTTGTAACTGTATTAATCTAATTGCGTTGAGTCAGCACTTGATGATACTAACTTAGTCAAGTAAATTTAAAGTTTACTTGAATATACAGTAGCAATCTGCAAGACATCCATCTTTACTTCGTGTTATAACAACCAGTTATGATCATGCATGAACAGAAAATCAGAATAAAGTGATACTGTATTTATCAACAAAAAAGTTATATGGAGGACCTCCTATATACTATTGTTGCATCTATTTGAACTAATGACATTGGGTGCATTCACCATCTTTATTAGAAAGCTCTGACTTCTATTTGGCAAGATTTCAGAAGATGTAACACCACCAGCGCTAGTGTTGAAGGCATTGAGCATATTATCATGCCTTCTTCCAGAAGCAAAGTTATTTCCGCAAAAGGACATAGGAGATTTGGGATTCAGGGATCCAGTGAAAAGAAAATTAGTAAGTACCTTGACCATGTCCTTTTATTCTTCAACTTGGTTTGTTTCAAGGCAATGCAATACCTAGTATGTCGCACATTATCCAAGTAGTGGCACCTGTCTTAGTTGTTTGTACTTAATAATATTCCACATTCGTTGGTTCATTTGTGGCAAGGTACTTGGTTTTTCTACATTTGCCCCTCTAGTGCACATTTTTGTTGTAATCAGATAACTTATTGCAACAATGAGCCTCTTTAAAAAGAATTGTATAACATGGCTGGTTGAAATACTGAAATGCTATAGATCATGATCATCTCTGTTTTCACTTCTCAGTGTGAGTACAACGCGATATCATATAATGACCAGATGAGGTTGAGGACAGCAGTTGAACTTTTGAAGGCTACAAAGGACATCGAATCCCAATTGGAAAAAGTCAGTACCATTTGCACCTTTTTCTCATGTACCTGATTTCCTTCTCAATGTTatttgagcatcacctgaatcaagAAGCAACCATTGTCATTTCTTCTTATTCTGGGAGTACCTAAAATGTAGAACACTTTGTACATGTTGCAGATTTGTTCTCCATTGTTGATTCTTCATGGAGCAGCAGACCAGGTAACCGACCCTCGTGTGAGTCAATTTCTGTACGAGAAGGCCAACACGAAAGACAAGACCCTGAAGCTCTATGAAGGTGCCTACCACTCTATCCTAGAGGGAGAGCCTGATGACCGGATTTCAACCGCCATCAAGGACATCATTTCGTGGCTGGATTCACACTGTTGAATACCATTGTGCATTGTCTCGTTTCTTTTTTGGGAAATGCATGGTTTCGTTGATCGGCACCATTCTGGTCCACTTAACATTGGATGAATCAAATAAAAAAACTCAGTGTCTGAGGCCTTCACTTAATTAGGTGAGCATGGAATTCTCTGCTGCTTAGTTTCAGGAACATGCTGTACAGAGATTTTCTCCCCCATTTTCTGGAACTCCAGTTTCACGTTTTCATTAATTTGTTAGCAGTCGGCTATTTGATGCCGTTAGCAGGGGCTATGTATTTGTTGTCTTTTTGTTCTTTGATGTTTTAGTTGTTAATTGTGAACACCATTTTTCATTTAGCATTTCCAGGGCATCGAGAGAACAAAAGTAAACTTGCATCATGGATTCTGCTGTTCCTACGGAAGAGACAATGAAGATTGGTGTTCTTGAAGCGACACGAGCCAAGAAAGTTAGCCATCTAGGGCGTGGACTTTTTGCTCCCGTGCTCAAATGCACATTCGTGAACAGTAAACATAAAAAAAATTAAGCAATTAAAAAATTCTGGATTTTTTCCACCAAACATTGTTGACTGTTCTAGATATGTGCAAATTTTCATGAAGAAGCGTGGGCGAAAAAAATTGAAGCTCCAAAAAGACTATTTTTTTCTCAGGCCTCAAAGAATATCATTTCATCATAAAAAATTGCATGTAGTAATAAGAAAACTAAGCAATTTATTGTAAAAAACTTTCAAAAtaatttgttttttactttactgTTCATAGAGgagcatttgagctctggattagaaGAGCACTTTTAATCTAGTGTTCGGTTTATTAGAGCATCTACATCCAGAAGTAGCAAAATCTGGCCCCCAAATGCCCCCCGACGCATCCGCGGGTATTGACCGAACAGCACAACAAAAATAGTTTTCATTGCCGGATACCCCATTTGTAAATCCTCatatccatattattacatgcacaTGAAATCTAATCTAAAGCTAGGCCCGTTTGGCTCCGCCGTGCCCATGTCCAGTGGCTGCGCCCGCTCAAATGTTGGTCCGGCCACCAGCGAGGTAGAGTAGGCTAGGCCATGCACCTACTCACGGTAGTCGAGGCCTCATTGTCTCCCATGTCCTACTCTTTctcggtgggtcgtcggcggctaGGGCGGCGCAGCTGGCGGCGGGGTTGCGATAGGGGCGGGGATGGACGAACGGGCGACGGCGACAGCGTTTACAGGCAGAAATCGCCGGCGGCGGGCTGGCGGGCGAACAAAAACTAAATGAACGGTTGGGTGCTTGATGCGCGACTGATCACTGGGAGGTGGAGATGCAATTTTGCATCTCCAAGTGTTGTATTTTACATTATTTGGAGGAGGTGATGGTATCTGCATAATCTATTAGAGCAGCGTTTTTTGGCCTCGAAAACGTATATGTTAGTTAtttttgcatctgcatcttctatTGCTCTAGCGACTgtgctttaatagtagagatagagATGGGGCAAAAAAGGATCTGGCGTATGGTGTAAACTATAAAAACAATCAAGTAAAGGGGCACAGCTGCAAATATACACGGAACAGCTTCTTTccccttcgtcttcgtcttcgCCGGGTCAGGTGGATCAGCGGCCGGCACTGACGATGTCGTCCCTCAACTCGCTCTTCAATCGCTCCTCCCCCTTCGGCACCAAATGGTTCGCTTCCCTCTCAGATCCCATCACTACCCGCTTTTCCTACAGTTCCTATTATCGGTTTTCGTCAGCGATCCTAGGATCGGCGGGTTTCGCTGTGATTATTAGGAGTTCTAGATTTAGAATTCCGCTCAGGAAGATGTTCGGCGGATGGCCTGTGTGGCGATGGGGAAAAGGTAGCACTAGGGCATCTGGATCCTTGGGCGGTGAATTACTGTTGCTGGATGGGGTATATTAGAgcttcgtaggaaaattttgaagtgGTAACATGATCCATATCAGGCTCAATATTGCAAAAATCTTATGACAGTTTCGTTTGATACATGGCATATATGAGTATAAAAGTCACCAGAACTGGATTGAGCTAACAAAACTGAACAAATACAAGTATCTGCGTGTTATCTCCACTGGGTCCCATGGTGGTTTTGCATAACAGTTTACAGTTACTATAGGAGTAATAAAAGAATCCATCGACTTCAGCCTGTTCActactataagttgttctaacttTTTTTCTGATTCGGATGTAGacgcattttagtgtgtttgttcactcatttcggtCCATATGtactccatattgaaatatccataacatcttatatttgtgagcgGAGGGAGTACTAGTCAATTCTTACCATAACCATTCCATGTTTCATACCGCTCTTATGTTGTTACCGGAGAGGCAGTCTTGCTTTATTTATGCCCATAATTAACAGAAGTTCCCAACTTTGTGTAGCAAAACATGCTTGAATTTGATCATTTCGAGGATCAAGCTGCTGCGCAATAGGAGGGAGATGCAACTGATAAATATGCGCAAAGAGATGGTTCAATATCTTCAGACAGGCCAGGAGTCTATTGCGAGGATTCGGGTAACTTAGATTTACAGCTATATTTGTTTCCCAAGGTTCCGATCTTCTCCTTCATGCAGTTCTCTAAGATGCCATTATTAATAATAGGTGGAGCATATTATTCGGGAGCAAAATATATTGGCTGCCTATGAGATTGTTGAGCTTTTCTGTGAATTTGTTCTGGCACGAGTCCCTATTGTTGAGGCCCAAAAGTAGGTAGTGATTTATCAAATCTGATCTTACTAAAATACATGTTACTATGTAGATATCACAATTCTTTGTTTCTCTCACTTAATAGAATATGATTAACAGCTACTGGTTTTATGATGGAACAGGGAATGCCCCATAGAATTGAGAGAAGCAATAGCTAGTATAATCTTTGCATCAGGAAGATGCTCAGACTTGCCTGAGCTAATGCATCTCCGTAATTTGTTTACCACcaagtatgggaaggagtttgtTGCTGCTGCTATGGAATTGCGCCCTGATTGCGGTGTTAATCGCACAGTAAGAAGATCTCCGATATAATCTTTCCTTCAGAAATCCACGTTATGTTGCTTGCGAATCAAGCGTCTTGTGCAATTTCACTATTTGAGCATTGTGTATGCAGATAATTGAGAAGCTTTCAGTTAAGGCTCCATCAGCGGAATCAAAGTTGAAGGTTTTGAAAGCTATTGCTCACGAGTACAACCTTGATTGGGATTCATCTAATACCGAAGCAGAATTTAACAAGAAGTATGAAGATCTGCTGGTAATATATGCTATCCTTTTGTTTATTTCCTAATTATTAGACATAATGCTAATGGATGTACTGTTTCATAAGCGAGCTTTAAAATTATGTGTTCTATCACTACTTCCTAAAATGAAATAAACTGTCATGCTGGAAGAACTGCTCATTTTAACATCTCGATGGACTTGACATGGATACACTGACATTTTAAAACTCCACTCACTAGTGTTTCAGTTGATTTTTTTTAAAGGAATCTGCATACGTGCCCTTCCTGACATATGATTGCAGATACTAAGAAGCCTTTTGTTCCTTTTTAATGTTTTTTTTTGCGATTTAACTTTCATGTTTTTCATGGTGGGTGCATTATGTGTGCACCTATTTTTATCTATATCTTGTAAACTATTCCCTTCATGTATCATTGTTTGGTCCCATCCTTGCCTCAGTAGTCCTTGTTCACAGAAGATGTCTATTGCTATGTAGAAGTCTACAGTGTATAGGTTGATTCTGATTCTTATACGGTGACAGCTGAGGGTTTACGGACATAATGTCTTGATGCTACAAAGTTCTTCGGTTGCTTACCTGGAAGACTGGGGGACAACATTTTGAACTGTTTGGTGCAATTGATTAAGGAAAGTTATAGGAAGAATAAAAAAAGAAGTCACAGACGCCTCAAAAATAGCAACAAAGAAATCAGAGAACTTATTTCAAGCCTCTGTTTATGTCTACAGTTAGCTCATCTGAAAAACTAGAAAATCA is from Triticum aestivum cultivar Chinese Spring chromosome 3A, IWGSC CS RefSeq v2.1, whole genome shotgun sequence and encodes:
- the LOC123061840 gene encoding IST1-like protein — encoded protein: MSSLNSLFNRSSPFGTKCKTCLNLIISRIKLLRNRREMQLINMRKEMVQYLQTGQESIARIRVEHIIREQNILAAYEIVELFCEFVLARVPIVEAQKECPIELREAIASIIFASGRCSDLPELMHLRNLFTTKYGKEFVAAAMELRPDCGVNRTIIEKLSVKAPSAESKLKVLKAIAHEYNLDWDSSNTEAEFNKKYEDLLDDSGSSVRQVQTPTTESSPASSISKDKPSILPVNDTSKNKTPESPKSPAVSSRAYAATKGNVDSQEHQPPAAERSSYAGPGSSDVLEKARAAIAAATRASAAARAAAELVNKVKVTTQ
- the LOC123061839 gene encoding caffeoylshikimate esterase, translating into MAAISQLQRVAGPRHAGAPRPGRVRRASVAVAAGKAPLPRLEGASEELRAAAAQSLDWAPARRRVRGAFAPVLPTLDHCLFKMAPKGIQMEENFETNSKGVEIFWKSWLPREGTPTKAALFFCHGYGDTCTFFFEGVAKRIAAAGYAVYAMDYPGFGLSYGLHGYIASFDGMVDHVIEQYARIRGRKDVQGLPHFLLGQSMGGAVALKVHLKQPKEWDGVLLVAPMCKISEDVTPPALVLKALSILSCLLPEAKLFPQKDIGDLGFRDPVKRKLCEYNAISYNDQMRLRTAVELLKATKDIESQLEKICSPLLILHGAADQVTDPRVSQFLYEKANTKDKTLKLYEGAYHSILEGEPDDRISTAIKDIISWLDSHC